The following coding sequences are from one Gossypium hirsutum isolate 1008001.06 chromosome A12, Gossypium_hirsutum_v2.1, whole genome shotgun sequence window:
- the LOC107945693 gene encoding probable N-acetyltransferase HLS1 — MGGDDECVIVVREFDPSKDLASVEEVEKRCEVGPSGKLSLFTDLLGDPICRVRHSPAFLMLVAELSSTKEIVGMIRGCIKTVTCGKKLSRNTKTNDPSKPLPVYTKVAYILGLRVSPSHRRMGIGLKLVLRMEEWFVQNGTEYSYLATENDNQASVNLFTDKCGYSKFRTPSILVNPVFAHRLPVSNRVTLIKLSRSDAESLYRRRFSTIEFFPRDIDSVLNNRLSLGTFLAVPRGCCYTQETWAGCDKFLSDPPESWAVLSVWNCKDVFRLEVRGASRMRKTLAKTTRIADKLLPFLRLPSIPEVFKPFGLHFLYGVGGEGPSAAKLVNALCAHAHNLAKEGGCSVVATEVANGEPLKVGVPHWKRLSCDEDLWCIKRLGEDYSDGSVGDWTKSPPGLSIFVDPREF; from the exons atGGGAGGTGATGATGAGTGCGTTATAGTGGTACGGGAGTTTGATCCTAGTAAAGATTTAGCAAGTGTAGAAGAAGTTGAAAAACGATGTGAAGTTGGTCCCAGCGGCAAACTCTCTCTCTTTACCGACCTCTTGGGTGACCCTATTTGCCGGGTCCGCCACTCCCCTGCTTTTCTCATGCTG GTGGCTGAATTAAGCTCCACCAAAGAAATAGTTGGGATGATAAGAGGTTGCATAAAAACCGTTACTTGTGGCAAAAAGCTCTCTCGGAATACCAAAACCAATGATCCCTCCAAACCTCTCCCTGTTTACACCAAAGTCGCTTACATTTTAGGCCTTCGGGTCTCCCCTTCGCACCG gAGAATGGGAATAGGGTTAAAGCTGGTACTAAGAATGGAAGAGTGGTTTGTCCAAAACGGCACTGAATACTCTTACTTAGCCACGGAAAACGACAACCAAGCTTCCGTTAATCTCTTCACTGATAAATGCGGCTACTCCAAGTTCCGTACCCCTTCCATTTTGGTTAACCCCGTTTTCGCCCATCGACTCCCTGTTTCCAACCGAGTCACTCTGATTAAGCTATCCCGATCCGACGCCGAGTCGCTATATCGGCGTCGTTTCTCCACCATCGAGTTCTTCCCTCGCGACATTGACTCGGTGCTTAATAACAGACTCAGCCTGGGAACCTTTTTGGCAGTGCCACGTGGATGTTGCTATACGCAAGAAACGTGGGCCGGGTGTGATAAGTTTTTATCCGACCCGCCAGAGTCATGGGCGGTTTTGAGTGTGTGGAATTGCAAGGACGTGTTTAGGTTGGAAGTTCGGGGCGCGTCGAGGATGAGGAAAACGTTGGCTAAAACGACAAGGATAGCGGACAAGTTGTTGCCGTTCTTGAGGTTACCGTCGATTCCGGAAGTTTTCAAGCCGTTCGGTTTGCACTTCCTGTACGGGGTGGGAGGGGAAGGGCCATCGGCGGCGAAGTTGGTTAATGCGCTGTGTGCACACGCGCATAACTTGGCCAAAGAAGGAGGGTGCAGTGTGGTGGCGACTGAGGTGGCGAATGGTGAGCCGTTGAAAGTTGGGGTCCCACATTGGAAAAGGCTATCGTGCGACGAAGATTTATGGTGCATCAAACGGCTTGGGGAAGACTACAGTGACGGGTCCGTCGGTGACTGGACAAAATCACCCCCTGGACTTTCAATTTTTGTTGACCCCAGAGAATTCTGA